CTCGCGCTTGCGGCGATTGGGATCGCAGGCGACCTCGCTCTTGTGATGCGAGCGCATGTGATAGACCAGATCGCTGGTCATGCGGAAGCTGATGTTGCACTTGGCGCACACATTCTGCGCAGTCAGCGTGAATGTGGACGCCAGCGTGGGCGGTATGAGCGTGGAGAGTATGGCGGCAGCTGCGGGATTCTGCAGCGGCTGCGCCACAGCAAAGGGATGCGGTGGATGCGGGCCAAAGTTGCTGTAGGCGGCATGCAGAAACTCTGGCGGCGGACCCGCAGGCGGCGACGAGGGATTCGAGCTGCAGCCATTGGGACTGTGGCCATTGGGCGCTGTGGGCGGGCGGtacatcagctgctgcttgagccgCTGCTGAGCCTGCAGCGCCTGCATGGGATTGATGGAGTGATTGACGGCCTGAAAGGCGCCATTGAACTGATACTCGGGCCTGAAGCTGTGGTAGACAATGGCGTTGGCTGGCAAGCTGTTGGCCACGCTGACGTTGACATTGatgctgccgttgccgttgccgttgccattgccggcgctgttgctgcgcgGCGGCGGCGTAGCCAGCGGTGGGCTGATGGAATGGCAGCTGAGCTGATCTGGACTAAGCGGTGGTGCGGAAACATCCACTGGCGACTCCAGACGCGATGCTGTGGAAGgcgagctggagctggacaGCGAGCTGGCCACTTTGGTAAAGGCGCTGcgcagtggcggcggcggtggcgatACTGTCGCCTCTGGCGAGTCCACCAGCGGTATGATGAGCGTGGGATCATCGTAGACGCGCGGCGAGCGTATGGCCAGCTGTGGATAACGCTGGCGTGCCTCCAGCAGATTAATGTACTCCAAGGCAGCGGGCGAGGGCGGCTGCGAGGCAGCAGCTCTGGGCGAGAGATCCGTGGGATAATGGTTCAAGCtgagctgctgtggctgctgctggtgctggtggagcagctgctcctGTAGACGCGCCTGCTTCTCGGCCTGTTTCTGCTTAATGCGCTCATCGGGCATCATAAGAAAAGCCACATCAAAGGCGCGCTTCAGCGTTGTCTTGCCGCTGGAcaactcattgttgttgttgttgttgttgcacatcacgttgttgtgttgctgctgtgtcgTTGCGTTACTTGTGGCATGTGTCTGCTGTGGCGGCGTCGTGCGTCGCGCTGCATGCGACGGCATATTATCCATAAGCAAGTTCATTGCTTCTACTCTGAGATTCACTGGGAGAGATTTCTGGGCATGCACCGTTCGTTATGAAGTTCTGTTTGCAACTGCTGCCCGCACACAATCTGTTCCTCTTTAAGTACTCTCTCGCCATAGAGCCACCACCATCAGTCGACTCTCGAGTCCACTTGGAACTTTTCATATTGTTCCATTCTCCGCACTGGGCTGCGGCGTCGTCGGCACTCGCACATCTGTCCTGATTCTGCTTAGAATCGCAGTCGAGAGTCTGTTCGACTCTCAGTTTGAGTCCAATTCGAATTGTTACCCTTATGTTGTCTGTAtcgctctcccgctctctctctggccGACGCGACGGCCCATCTGCTTTCCCAGTTGCCAACATATTCTGTAGTTTTATTTGTGTGAGCAGCGCCGGGCGCGCCtcctggttggctggctggctgccttcTTGACTGACACCACACGTTGCCACCATAGCGAGCGGGTGGGAGAGAGACGCGCTTTTTCTTATATTGCCACAGTTCCTGCACAGTGGGTGCAAAACAGttgaaagcaaagcacaagcaataacatttttcattttaagctataaagcataagaaataaatatggtTAATAAGTTATTCTTATTCAATTCAAACCATGAACAAATTATTTCATATGCTGTAGtgttttttaatatgaatatttgcttatgtttGAGAATTATTCAACAGTTGGGCTTGTCagatattcaatttatttaatttagatatTCAATTTCggatattttattgtttgaacagcgtttataatataaaaaatacaaataaactaTATACAGAACTAATTTAATAGTTGAATTTGTCAGACATTAAATGAACTTAACGTGTGATATTATGtttagtttatagtttttatacgactttaattgttgaatttattattatttagataGAGAGTTaagttaaatcaaaatattgaatttgttgtgaTAATGAAAACATTATGTTAGAACCCACTGTGCGCCGCTTCTATTGTGACAAAGTTTTCGAAAAGAGGCGGCGCTTAGATGCTGCGCTATATGCTCTCTAGCTCTCACCACCCACCCCCTTGTGGTGAGTCCATCTGTTGTCTATctcgcttgcgctctctttcgctcactcGATACATATTCGTATGTACTTCCCGCTCTCTGCTGCTTTgattgctgccgttgctgctgctggtgctgcctctgttgctgttgctgctgcagcacaatATCCTTGATGTCCTTGTTGCAAGTGTTTCCGAACAGGTTGTTTTTGTCgattttttggcagcagcagcgagattGTGTGAATATATATTCCCGTTATgtgtgcttattgttgttgttgtttgagtATATGCTGCGCGTAGCTTTTACATATTGcaaacgaacacacacacacatatacatatacacacacagatatattTTGTAGCCGACTGTTGAGCGCAAAAAGATTttgcaaactaaaatatttatctgTTTGTCTGTCGCTATATAgaaaaagacacacacacacacatacatagatagaACTGTAGAGCATTGTGCAGTAAATACAATAGCTGcattataacaataacaacaacaacaagagctgcatataacaaattgtgcaaTGTTTTCcgtttgtggctgctgctgtctcgctcttgtGCAGGATATGGCGACTGCTAGGACAAAATATGTGTCTGTTATGGCCACGTTATGTTAGCCATGGACAATGCCCAGCATCTATATATTAAACATGTACAACTTATTGAAATTCCATGGCTTgttacaattgtttttgttattgttgtcgcttgtctgcagttggcaatttaatgtttgcatatttcgcAGGTGCTAATTGTTCCACTTGCCATATgagttgcatttttaattaatatttatagctaccACTATTTGCatgtgagtgtatgtgtgtgtgtgtttgttgataaatattttaattcgcTTGGTCGCCATGTTTGCTGTcggcataaaattaatattaaacacatGATTGCCTTCGGCCAGTTGCcagtgcattaaaaatattgtttagcttatatttaattaattgccgaCAGAACCATTAAAGCTGCACTTGAAggattgcaattaatttgagcgttgaaaacaatttaaattggcacacacaatgcaattatttatgaaactaaagtgctttagttttgtttCTTATAATCTATTCAAAagattgcaattaattattattataatttccattgaatttcatttactttaagttttactttgctttatattttacttgacaaattgcaactaatttggacatgaaacaattttaattggcgAAATCTCTTTTAAAtgatgtattaaatttattgttatgttTATACTTTCTTATTAAAagattgcaatatattttgatGTTTAAACTATTTGGATTTTGATTATGCCTATTATGAAaccaatatattatatattattcaatttgaatgctgtaggtatttatttatattttctgatTGAAAGCATgcaatgtattaaatttattaccaattgctatattatttattgaattctttgttatttattattaagctttattttgttttgtatcttctgcaattaattttgatgataagccaattaaattagccaacatttatttgaaattgtttatttgtttgataaactacaattaaattgcttcaCTTCCCACACATGCCAAgtattttgcacaatttgcgCTGCCTTCTGTTTGTAGCAAGCACATGTGGCACGTGCCGCAGCCATTTGAGTGTCAAGTGTAAATCCGAGCACATTCACTGACAATCAATGGAAATTAACACAAATCCCCGATATACAAATCGAGCACAAAGTTTTGTTCGTAAGcccaaaacaaattgctaatCTACCCTCGAAGATCTAAAACAATCTGATGAACTGCTTGTCATGTGACAAACTCTCAACCCCCCTGCGAAGGGTTTGCTGCCTGTCGATACATCAAACTGCCAAGTGACAAAGTGATTGCCCAGACTGGGAGATGCCAGGAAGAGATGCTGGGCGAAAAGGCGTGAAATTGCCTTTTGTGTGATTAAGTCAAGCCCGTCAGACTAAGCTTAGTGCTTGGCGTGCTCTACGTGCTCGTCGCTGCTTTCAATTACGCTTGTAGTTGTTAAATGCTAATTGTTTTTCCAGCGGCAGACAGGCAACACCTTTGCGGCTGCTTATTGTGAACGTTAATGTGCTTGGTCTTGGGCTCTTGTAATCTGTGGCAATGAAGGCGCCAGAGCAAAACAGATTCTAACTGCCGCCTGCTCGGAAGTTGTCTAGCAAGTTGTTGCCAAGTTGTTTCCGGGCCAAGGCAGCTGGCAATGCTGTTTACTTCTTGAgccataaactttaattatttacgcTCTAAAtacgtttaaatttaaactaaagcatAGCTGCATTAAAAGTTCAACTTGCAATTTGCTTCTACTGCAATCAGATGCCTTCTGCTGTATCTAGTTGGAATTGGATGCGAGTGCAGCGCACCTAATTCGGAGTTGAGGGGTGGTTAGCAGCCCTTGTTGC
The DNA window shown above is from Drosophila busckii strain San Diego stock center, stock number 13000-0081.31 chromosome 3L, ASM1175060v1, whole genome shotgun sequence and carries:
- the LOC108598127 gene encoding PR domain zinc finger protein 8, with the translated sequence NNNNNNELSSGKTTLKRAFDVAFLMMPDERIKQKQAEKQARLQEQLLHQHQQQPQQLSLNHYPTDLSPRAAASQPPSPAALEYINLLEARQRYPQLAIRSPRVYDDPTLIIPLVDSPEATVSPPPPPLRSAFTKVASSLSSSSSPSTASRLESPVDVSAPPLSPDQLSCHSISPPLATPPPRSNSAGNGNGNGNGSINVNVSVANSLPANAIVYHSFRPEYQFNGAFQAVNHSINPMQALQAQQRLKQQLMYRPPTAPNGHSPNGCSSNPSSPPAGPPPEFLHAAYSNFGPHPPHPFAVAQPLQNPAAAAILSTLIPPTLASTFTLTAQNVCAKCNISFRMTSDLVYHMRSHHKSEVACDPNRRKREEKLRCPVCQETFRERHHLTRHMTAHQDKASDHQAAAEESSDNEIINVGGGTPPSRRSGAGGSK